In a genomic window of Asticcacaulis sp.:
- the rpoC gene encoding DNA-directed RNA polymerase subunit beta', with protein MNQEVLNIFNPVQVAPTFDQIRITLASPEKILSWSFGEIKKPETINYRTFKPERDGLFCARIFGPTKDYECLCGKYKRMKYKGIICEKCGVEVTLSRVRRERMGHIELASPVAHIWFLKSLPSRIAMILDMALKDVERVLYFENYIVTEPGLTSLKLHQLLSEDEYYRCQEEFGDDSFTAEIGAEAVRNMLMAMNLNEIADKLRADLVDQTSEMKAKKYSKRLKLIENFIESGNRPEWMILTVVPVIPPELRPLVPLDGGRFATSDLNDLYRRVINRNNRLKRLMELRAPDIIIRNEKRMLQESVDALFDNGRRGRVITGANKRPLKSLADMLKGKQGRFRQNLLGKRVDYSGRSVITVGPELKLHECGIPKKMALELFKPFIYARLDAKGLSGTVKQSKRMVEREQPQVWDILEEVIREHPVMLNRAPTLHRLGIQAFEPKLIEGKAIQLHPLVCSAFNADFDGDQMAVHVPLSLEAQLEARVLMMSTNNILSPANGRPIIVPSQDIVLGLYYLSLVKDGEKGEGMIFGDLNEIQQALDNGSVSMAAKIKCRFTQKDEDGVIRTKVVDTTPGRMKIAALLPYNENIGLKVLDKTLTKKEIGNLIDIVYRHCGQKATVIFADQMMALGFKEAARAGISFGKDDIVIPDTKKGIVDETRHLVEEYEQQYADGLITKGEKYNKVVDAWSKATDRVSDEMMKEISRKHLDADGREKEINSIYMMANSGARGSQAQMKQLGGMRGLMAKPSGEIIETPIISNFKEGLSVLEYFNSTHGARKGLADTALKTANSGYLTRRLVDVAQDCIIMETDCGTTKGITMKAVVEGGDVLVSLGQRVLGRTTAEDIKDVATQEVVVEADTYIDEDVVDIIEASGAQSVKVRSVLTCEAELGTCAACYGRDLARGTRVNMGEAVGVIAAQSIGEPGTQLTMRTFHIGGTASVAEQSFYETTSDGVIKLSAAPTVKGSHGDLISMSRNLVITVHHDGKDRETYKVPYGSRLRVTEGATVKKGQRLVEWDPYTTPIITEVGGKIRFEDLNDGQTVREETDEATGISNRVVVDYRATTKGAEVRPGMGITDEAGAYKKLANGGDSRYQLPVGAILSVGNGDEVKPGDILARIPTEGAKTRDITGGLPRVAELFEARRPKDCAVIAEMDGRVEFGRDYKNKRRIKITPEGEGEAVEFLIPKGKHISVHDGDYIQKGDYIIDGNPDPHDLLRIQGVEALAEYLVNEVQEVYRLQGVPINDKHIEVIVRQMLQKVEILEPGDTGLIKGDHLDKAEVDLENAKAEKRGGRAALTQPILLGITKASLQTKSFISAASFQETTRVLTEASVQGKIDTLDGLKENVIVGRLIPAGTGAYLRQLQRVAMKRDEQLSHQREEAMEPLPAEVLLEGPVDAGE; from the coding sequence ATGAACCAGGAAGTCCTGAATATCTTCAACCCGGTCCAGGTCGCCCCGACCTTCGATCAGATCCGTATCACACTCGCTTCGCCGGAAAAGATCCTGTCGTGGTCGTTTGGCGAGATCAAGAAGCCGGAAACCATCAACTATCGCACGTTCAAGCCGGAACGTGACGGCCTGTTCTGCGCCCGTATCTTTGGCCCGACCAAGGATTACGAATGCCTGTGCGGCAAGTACAAGCGCATGAAGTACAAGGGCATCATCTGCGAAAAGTGCGGCGTCGAAGTCACCCTGAGCCGCGTCCGCCGTGAGCGCATGGGCCATATCGAACTGGCCTCGCCGGTCGCCCACATCTGGTTCCTGAAGTCGCTGCCGTCGCGTATCGCCATGATCCTCGACATGGCGCTGAAGGACGTCGAGCGCGTTCTGTACTTTGAAAACTACATCGTCACCGAGCCTGGCCTGACCTCTCTGAAGCTCCACCAGCTTCTGTCGGAAGACGAATATTATCGCTGCCAGGAAGAATTCGGTGATGACAGCTTCACCGCTGAAATCGGCGCCGAGGCCGTCCGCAACATGCTGATGGCGATGAATCTCAATGAAATCGCCGACAAGCTGCGCGCCGACCTCGTTGACCAGACCTCGGAAATGAAGGCCAAGAAGTATTCCAAGCGCCTCAAGCTGATCGAGAACTTCATCGAGTCCGGCAATCGTCCGGAGTGGATGATCCTGACCGTTGTGCCGGTCATCCCGCCCGAACTGCGTCCGCTGGTTCCGCTCGATGGCGGCCGCTTCGCCACCTCCGACCTCAATGATCTCTACCGCCGCGTCATCAACCGGAACAACCGTCTGAAGCGCCTGATGGAACTGCGCGCGCCGGACATCATCATCCGCAACGAAAAGCGCATGTTGCAGGAATCGGTCGACGCCCTGTTTGACAACGGCCGCCGTGGCCGCGTCATCACCGGTGCCAACAAGCGTCCGCTGAAGTCGCTCGCCGATATGCTGAAGGGCAAGCAGGGCCGCTTCCGTCAGAACCTGCTCGGCAAGCGCGTCGACTATTCCGGCCGTTCCGTTATTACGGTTGGGCCGGAACTGAAGCTGCACGAGTGCGGCATTCCGAAGAAGATGGCGCTCGAACTGTTCAAGCCGTTCATCTATGCCCGCCTCGACGCCAAGGGCCTCTCCGGCACCGTCAAACAATCGAAGCGCATGGTCGAGCGTGAGCAGCCGCAGGTGTGGGATATCCTCGAAGAGGTCATCCGCGAACACCCGGTCATGCTCAACCGCGCCCCGACGCTTCACCGTCTCGGCATCCAGGCGTTCGAGCCCAAGCTGATCGAAGGCAAGGCCATCCAGCTTCACCCGCTCGTCTGTTCGGCCTTCAACGCCGACTTCGACGGTGACCAGATGGCCGTCCACGTCCCGCTCTCGCTGGAAGCCCAGCTTGAAGCCCGCGTGCTGATGATGTCGACCAACAACATCCTGTCGCCGGCCAACGGCCGCCCGATCATCGTGCCATCGCAGGATATCGTGCTTGGCCTCTATTACCTGTCGCTCGTCAAGGACGGCGAAAAGGGTGAGGGCATGATCTTCGGTGACCTGAACGAAATCCAGCAGGCGCTGGATAACGGTTCGGTCTCGATGGCCGCCAAGATCAAGTGCCGCTTCACCCAGAAGGACGAAGACGGCGTCATCCGTACCAAGGTTGTCGATACGACTCCGGGCCGCATGAAGATCGCTGCCCTGCTGCCGTACAACGAAAACATCGGCCTGAAGGTACTCGACAAGACCCTGACCAAGAAGGAAATCGGTAACCTGATCGACATCGTCTACCGCCACTGCGGCCAGAAGGCGACGGTGATCTTTGCCGACCAGATGATGGCCCTGGGCTTCAAGGAAGCGGCCCGCGCCGGTATCTCCTTCGGTAAGGACGACATCGTCATCCCCGATACCAAGAAGGGCATTGTCGATGAAACCCGTCACCTGGTCGAGGAATACGAGCAGCAATACGCTGACGGCCTGATCACCAAGGGTGAGAAGTACAACAAGGTGGTTGATGCCTGGTCGAAGGCGACCGATCGCGTTTCCGACGAAATGATGAAGGAAATCAGCCGCAAGCACCTGGACGCCGATGGCCGTGAAAAAGAGATCAACTCGATCTACATGATGGCCAACTCCGGCGCCCGTGGCTCTCAGGCCCAGATGAAGCAACTCGGCGGTATGCGCGGCCTGATGGCCAAGCCCTCCGGCGAGATCATCGAAACGCCGATCATCTCGAACTTCAAGGAAGGTCTGTCGGTTCTGGAATACTTCAACTCGACCCACGGTGCTCGTAAGGGCCTCGCGGATACCGCGTTGAAGACCGCCAACTCAGGTTACCTGACGCGTCGTCTCGTCGACGTTGCCCAGGACTGCATCATCATGGAAACCGACTGCGGTACCACCAAGGGCATCACCATGAAGGCGGTGGTCGAAGGTGGTGACGTACTGGTCTCGCTCGGACAGCGCGTTCTCGGCCGTACCACGGCGGAAGACATCAAGGACGTGGCGACCCAGGAAGTCGTGGTCGAGGCCGATACCTATATCGACGAAGACGTGGTCGATATCATCGAAGCCTCGGGCGCCCAGTCGGTCAAGGTCCGTTCGGTCCTGACCTGTGAGGCTGAACTCGGCACCTGCGCCGCCTGTTACGGTCGTGACCTGGCCCGCGGCACTCGTGTCAATATGGGTGAAGCGGTCGGTGTCATCGCGGCGCAATCGATCGGCGAACCCGGCACCCAGCTCACCATGCGTACCTTCCACATCGGCGGTACGGCATCGGTGGCTGAGCAATCCTTCTACGAAACGACCTCGGACGGCGTGATCAAGCTGTCGGCCGCTCCGACCGTCAAGGGCTCGCATGGCGACCTGATCTCCATGTCGCGTAACCTGGTCATCACGGTTCACCACGATGGCAAGGACCGCGAAACCTACAAGGTGCCTTACGGCTCGCGCCTGCGCGTCACCGAAGGCGCCACGGTCAAGAAGGGCCAGCGCCTGGTCGAGTGGGATCCGTACACCACTCCGATCATCACCGAAGTCGGCGGCAAGATTCGCTTCGAGGATCTCAATGACGGCCAGACCGTCCGCGAGGAAACCGACGAAGCGACGGGTATCTCGAACCGCGTGGTTGTTGACTATCGCGCCACCACCAAGGGCGCGGAAGTCCGTCCCGGCATGGGCATTACCGACGAAGCCGGCGCCTACAAGAAGCTGGCCAATGGCGGGGATTCCCGTTACCAGCTTCCGGTCGGGGCCATTCTCTCGGTGGGTAACGGCGATGAGGTCAAGCCGGGCGATATCCTCGCTCGTATCCCGACCGAAGGCGCCAAGACCCGCGACATCACCGGTGGTCTGCCGCGCGTCGCCGAACTGTTCGAAGCCCGCCGTCCGAAGGACTGCGCCGTCATCGCCGAAATGGATGGCCGCGTCGAATTTGGCCGCGACTACAAGAACAAGCGCCGCATCAAGATCACCCCTGAGGGCGAAGGTGAAGCGGTCGAGTTCCTGATCCCGAAGGGCAAGCATATCTCCGTCCATGACGGCGATTATATCCAGAAGGGCGACTACATCATCGACGGCAACCCCGATCCGCACGATCTGCTGCGTATCCAGGGTGTTGAGGCGCTGGCTGAATATCTGGTCAACGAAGTGCAGGAAGTCTACCGTCTGCAGGGCGTGCCGATCAATGACAAGCACATCGAAGTCATCGTGCGCCAGATGCTGCAGAAGGTCGAAATCCTTGAACCGGGCGACACTGGCCTGATCAAGGGCGACCATCTCGACAAGGCGGAAGTCGACCTTGAAAACGCCAAGGCTGAAAAGCGTGGTGGCCGTGCGGCCCTCACGCAGCCGATCCTGCTCGGCATCACCAAGGCATCGCTGCAAACCAAGTCGTTCATCTCGGCGGCTTCGTTCCAGGAAACGACCCGCGTCCTTACCGAAGCTTCGGTTCAGGGCAAGATCGATACCCTGGACGGTCTGAAGGAAAACGTCATTGTCGGCCGTCTGATCCCGGCTGGTACCGGCGCCTATCTCCGTCAGCTCCAGCGCGTGGCCATGAAGCGCGACGAGCAACTGTCGCATCAGCGCGAAGAGGCCATGGAGCCTCTGCCCGCCGAAGTGCTGCTGGAAGGTCCTGTCGACGCCGGCGAATAA
- a CDS encoding NAD(P)/FAD-dependent oxidoreductase translates to MTAAKFDVVIVGAGAAGLMCGIEAARRGRRVAVIDHAKKPAEKIRISGGGRCNFTHLQATPKNFLSQNPHFCISALKRFTPWDFLDRVVKRGILYFEKTEGQLFCETSAGDIIDMLLDDLAEAGGELYLGISVEGVLKTGDGFEIDTSNGCSMADKLVIATGGLSIPKMGATGFAYDIARQFGHDITETRAALVPFTLGGEKLAGIEGLSGVSLTARVACGKASFTDGFLFTHRGLSGPAILQISSYWKPGQAIEVDLLPNVDALEYLLSRRKDRPKQTLGNVVAEILPRRLSDRILEWHDLPPESRMADLSNAALQTLADAVNRWTFIPDGTEGYRTAEVTLGGIDTRALSSQTMESQLCPGLYFIGECVDVTGWLGGYNFQWAWSSGWAAGQVV, encoded by the coding sequence GTGACAGCAGCAAAATTCGATGTGGTGATTGTAGGCGCAGGCGCCGCCGGCCTGATGTGCGGTATCGAAGCCGCCCGGCGCGGACGGCGCGTGGCCGTGATCGATCACGCGAAAAAGCCGGCCGAAAAGATCCGCATTTCCGGCGGCGGCAGGTGTAATTTCACCCATCTGCAGGCCACGCCGAAGAATTTCCTGTCGCAAAATCCACACTTCTGCATCTCGGCGCTGAAACGCTTCACGCCCTGGGACTTCCTCGATCGCGTCGTCAAACGCGGCATTCTTTATTTCGAGAAAACCGAAGGCCAGCTTTTCTGTGAAACGTCCGCCGGTGACATTATCGATATGCTGCTGGATGATCTGGCGGAAGCCGGTGGCGAACTCTATCTCGGCATATCGGTTGAAGGCGTGCTGAAGACTGGAGATGGCTTCGAAATCGATACGTCGAACGGCTGCTCCATGGCTGACAAGCTGGTGATCGCCACGGGCGGCCTGTCCATTCCCAAAATGGGTGCCACCGGCTTTGCCTATGATATTGCCCGACAGTTCGGCCACGATATTACCGAAACCCGCGCCGCCCTGGTGCCCTTCACGCTTGGCGGCGAAAAGCTGGCCGGTATCGAAGGCCTGTCCGGCGTTTCGCTGACCGCCAGGGTCGCCTGTGGCAAGGCCAGCTTTACCGATGGCTTTCTGTTCACTCATCGCGGCCTTTCCGGACCCGCGATTTTGCAGATATCGTCCTACTGGAAACCTGGCCAGGCCATCGAAGTAGACCTACTGCCAAATGTGGATGCCCTAGAATATCTCTTGAGCCGGCGCAAGGATCGCCCGAAACAGACGCTCGGCAATGTTGTGGCGGAAATCCTGCCGCGACGCCTGTCCGATCGCATCCTGGAATGGCATGACCTTCCGCCGGAATCTCGAATGGCAGACCTCAGCAATGCCGCTCTGCAAACCCTGGCTGATGCCGTCAATCGCTGGACCTTTATCCCCGACGGCACTGAAGGCTATCGCACGGCCGAAGTGACCCTGGGCGGCATCGACACCCGCGCCCTCTCCTCACAAACCATGGAGAGCCAGCTTTGCCCCGGCCTCTATTTTATCGGCGAATGCGTCGATGTCACTGGCTGGCTGGGCGGGTATAACTTCCAGTGGGCCTGGTCATCCGGTTGGGCAGCCGGACAGGTGGTATGA
- a CDS encoding SCP2 sterol-binding domain-containing protein: protein MSDLETITQKISAAVGENSGLGKIIKVDFGDAGKILINGAAVPNTVTNEDGEADTTIQIAIDDLIAMSKGTLDPMMAFMMGKMKIQGDMSVAQKLAPLLKGA, encoded by the coding sequence ATGTCCGATCTTGAAACCATTACACAAAAAATCAGCGCCGCCGTCGGGGAAAATTCCGGTCTCGGCAAAATCATCAAGGTCGACTTCGGCGACGCTGGCAAGATTCTCATCAATGGCGCCGCTGTGCCCAACACCGTGACCAACGAGGACGGCGAGGCCGACACTACGATCCAGATCGCCATCGATGATCTCATTGCCATGTCCAAGGGCACGCTCGACCCGATGATGGCCTTCATGATGGGCAAAATGAAGATTCAGGGCGATATGAGCGTCGCCCAGAAACTCGCGCCCTTGCTGAAAGGCGCCTGA
- a CDS encoding MBL fold metallo-hydrolase, with product MSTEPPIRLFVAPVTPLQQNCTVVWCTKTNKAAIIDPGGDLDPILDEVKRRGLTVEKIWITHGHADHAGGAAELKERTGAPIEGPHEDDQFWIDSIPDMGQRYGIPDMRSFTTDRWLHDGDTVTLGETTWQVIHCPGHTPGHVIFYHAPSQFAQVGDVLFKGSIGRTDFPRGNHADLIHSITQKLWPLGDVRFVPGHGPMSSFNVERQSNPFVADRVIGKAGPNTQGPG from the coding sequence ATGAGCACAGAGCCACCCATCCGTCTGTTTGTCGCCCCCGTCACGCCGTTGCAGCAGAATTGCACGGTGGTCTGGTGTACGAAAACAAACAAGGCCGCCATCATCGATCCCGGCGGCGATCTAGACCCGATCCTGGACGAGGTCAAACGGCGCGGCCTGACCGTGGAGAAGATCTGGATCACCCATGGCCATGCCGATCATGCCGGCGGTGCGGCGGAACTCAAAGAGCGCACCGGCGCCCCCATCGAAGGCCCGCATGAGGACGACCAGTTCTGGATCGACAGCATACCGGACATGGGCCAGCGCTACGGCATCCCCGACATGCGCAGTTTCACGACCGACCGCTGGCTGCATGACGGCGACACGGTGACTTTAGGTGAGACGACTTGGCAGGTTATTCACTGCCCTGGCCATACGCCAGGCCATGTGATCTTTTATCATGCGCCGTCGCAGTTCGCGCAGGTGGGCGATGTCCTGTTCAAGGGATCGATCGGGCGGACGGACTTTCCGCGCGGCAACCACGCCGACCTGATCCATTCGATCACGCAGAAGCTATGGCCGCTGGGCGATGTGCGTTTTGTGCCGGGGCATGGGCCGATGTCGAGCTTCAATGTCGAACGACAGAGCAATCCCTTCGTGGCGGATCGCGTTATCGGCAAGGCCGGGCCGAATACGCAGGGACCTGGATAA
- the hrpB gene encoding ATP-dependent helicase HrpB, with translation MLPIEEIYAPLKSWLAEKTAALIIAPPGAGKTTGIPLALLDSPWLAGQKIILLEPRRLAARAAAARMAETLGEPVGQTVGFRVRGESKISGKTRIEVVTEGIFSRLILDDPSLDGIACVIFDEFHERSLDADLGLAFARDAQVLLRDDLRLLVMSATLDGDRVLSLMADAGRFESHGRSFPIETHYLGRNQSLMMEQDVARHVARLSAGLTPEQAETMLVFLPGQGEIHRVARFLDEIGLPPHIDLCKLYGAMDFRDQAHTLARNAPERPKIVLATAIAETSLTLDRVSMVVDCGLSRLGRFDPARGVTRFVTERVSRASADQRRGRAGRTQAGDAYRLWDVEQDRSLIPFAKPEILETDLSQLALSLRLWGAKSTESLALLDHPPKAAMDEAVKLLQVLGALDSHGDLTAHGKAVAQLPMAPRLAHMLIRAAENGAAEQGANLAVLLSENGLGGKSTDLDTRLEALSRDKSPKITQARNLAQNWARQAQSLSQTKSKAGGRILSHHLLAECFPERIAKARGKAGEFVMANGRGVYVDEHDRLARAPYLAVGDLGGGTGRDRILLAAPLSDGEILALFDDRLERTTALEKVNGRFRAFDQVRLGSLVLSSKPSDTIPPELLLEAEAEEIRQKGLKALNIPENAQTFRARVAFLRSQDDNWPDLSDDALLSGLADWLGPYTAGKSMLSLNGGIISQALHGLLDYDQQRALDKLAPETLKMPTGSNISIDYEAEGGPRLEVRVQELYGTTIHPVIGPNRTPITLSLTSPAHRPIQITKDLPAFWDGSWAEVRSEMKGRYPRHVWPENPREADPTTRAKPRGT, from the coding sequence ATGCTTCCTATTGAAGAAATATATGCACCTCTGAAATCCTGGCTGGCGGAAAAGACCGCGGCCCTGATTATTGCGCCGCCGGGCGCCGGCAAGACGACCGGTATTCCGCTGGCCTTACTGGATTCGCCGTGGTTGGCCGGCCAGAAGATTATCCTGCTCGAACCGCGCCGGCTGGCGGCTCGTGCCGCCGCCGCCCGCATGGCTGAGACCCTGGGCGAACCGGTCGGACAAACGGTCGGCTTCCGGGTGCGCGGCGAAAGCAAGATCAGTGGAAAGACGCGGATCGAGGTCGTCACCGAAGGGATTTTCTCACGCCTGATCCTCGATGATCCATCGCTGGATGGCATCGCTTGCGTGATCTTCGATGAATTCCACGAACGCAGCCTGGATGCCGATCTCGGCCTGGCCTTCGCGCGCGATGCGCAAGTCCTCCTGCGCGATGACCTGCGCCTGCTGGTCATGTCGGCGACCCTCGATGGCGACCGTGTGCTCAGCCTGATGGCCGATGCCGGGCGCTTCGAATCCCACGGACGTAGCTTTCCCATCGAGACCCATTATCTCGGCCGCAATCAATCATTGATGATGGAGCAGGATGTTGCTCGTCATGTGGCCCGGCTGTCCGCCGGGCTCACGCCTGAACAGGCCGAGACAATGCTGGTCTTCCTGCCGGGGCAGGGCGAGATTCACCGTGTTGCGCGCTTCCTCGATGAGATCGGTCTGCCACCTCATATTGATCTCTGCAAACTTTACGGCGCTATGGATTTCAGGGATCAGGCGCATACTCTGGCGCGCAATGCGCCAGAACGGCCAAAGATCGTCCTGGCCACGGCGATTGCCGAAACCTCCCTGACGCTCGATCGCGTATCAATGGTTGTAGATTGTGGTCTGTCACGTTTGGGACGCTTCGATCCGGCGCGCGGTGTCACCCGTTTCGTTACCGAGCGCGTCTCCAGAGCCTCAGCCGACCAGCGCCGCGGACGCGCCGGCCGGACACAGGCGGGCGACGCCTATCGCCTGTGGGATGTCGAGCAGGACCGTTCCCTGATTCCCTTCGCCAAACCGGAAATACTGGAAACCGACCTGTCGCAACTGGCACTTTCGCTGCGGCTGTGGGGTGCCAAATCGACGGAGAGCCTGGCCCTGCTGGACCATCCGCCCAAAGCGGCGATGGACGAGGCCGTGAAACTGCTTCAGGTACTGGGCGCATTGGACAGTCATGGCGATCTGACGGCGCATGGCAAGGCCGTAGCGCAATTGCCGATGGCGCCACGCCTGGCCCATATGCTGATCCGGGCAGCCGAAAATGGCGCGGCTGAGCAGGGCGCCAACCTGGCCGTCCTGCTCTCCGAAAACGGTCTGGGCGGCAAGTCGACTGATCTCGATACCCGCCTGGAGGCGTTGTCACGCGACAAATCGCCGAAGATTACTCAGGCCCGCAACCTGGCGCAAAACTGGGCCCGGCAGGCGCAGAGCCTGAGTCAAACCAAGAGTAAGGCAGGGGGGCGTATCCTGTCACATCACCTGCTGGCGGAATGTTTTCCGGAACGTATTGCAAAGGCGCGCGGTAAGGCTGGCGAGTTTGTCATGGCTAACGGGCGCGGCGTCTATGTCGATGAGCATGACCGGCTGGCGCGCGCGCCTTATCTGGCGGTTGGCGACCTCGGCGGCGGCACCGGGCGCGACCGTATCCTGCTGGCCGCGCCTTTAAGCGATGGCGAGATATTGGCGTTGTTCGATGACAGGTTGGAACGCACCACGGCTTTGGAAAAGGTCAATGGCCGGTTCCGCGCCTTCGATCAGGTTCGGCTGGGGAGTCTGGTGCTTTCCAGCAAGCCGAGCGATACGATTCCACCGGAGCTGCTGCTTGAAGCGGAAGCTGAAGAGATCAGGCAAAAGGGATTGAAAGCGCTGAATATTCCAGAAAACGCGCAAACCTTTCGTGCCCGTGTTGCCTTTCTGCGTAGCCAGGACGACAACTGGCCGGATCTGTCAGATGACGCGCTTCTTTCCGGACTCGCGGACTGGCTCGGCCCTTATACTGCAGGCAAGTCCATGCTGTCACTCAACGGAGGCATCATATCGCAGGCCCTGCATGGCCTACTTGATTATGACCAGCAGCGCGCGCTGGATAAGCTTGCGCCGGAAACGCTTAAGATGCCGACCGGCTCGAATATCAGTATCGATTACGAGGCCGAAGGCGGTCCGCGCCTGGAGGTGCGGGTGCAGGAGCTGTACGGAACAACCATACACCCGGTAATCGGTCCAAACCGGACGCCAATAACCCTCTCCCTGACTTCGCCGGCGCACCGGCCGATCCAGATCACAAAAGACCTTCCGGCCTTCTGGGATGGTTCCTGGGCCGAGGTACGCAGCGAGATGAAGGGGCGTTATCCGCGTCACGTCTGGCCGGAAAATCCGCGTGAAGCCGATCCAACCACTCGCGCGAAACCTCGCGGCACATGA
- a CDS encoding bile acid:sodium symporter produces MKIGSLKFDGFLTGMVIAIILAALFPAPGAHGGFLHPELLTRLGIALIFFLNGAMLSFNALKDGVLRWRLHLIIQSATFVLFPVIGLVFLAIAGRWISPDLQLGFFYLCALPSTVSSSVAMTSAARGNVPVAVFNATISSLIGIVVTPLWMSLLLKTSGHHLDVVGVFIDLFKWMVLPMVIGQVLRRWIGAWLHRHKKLAHVADRCTILLLVYTSFCDSFALNIWGSTSLATLLSVIAATLVLFFGVLLLLWKLCDYGGIAPAFRSAVVFCGTKKSLATGVPMASLIFAGHASGLGLILLPIMIYHPLQLLICTPLASRWAKEAQAQEKAITA; encoded by the coding sequence GTGAAAATAGGCAGTCTGAAATTTGACGGCTTCCTGACGGGCATGGTCATCGCCATCATTCTGGCGGCCCTGTTTCCGGCGCCGGGTGCGCATGGCGGCTTTCTGCATCCGGAACTGCTGACTAGGCTGGGGATCGCACTGATCTTCTTTCTGAATGGCGCCATGCTTTCTTTCAATGCCCTGAAAGACGGCGTTTTGCGCTGGCGGCTGCACCTGATCATCCAGAGCGCCACTTTTGTGCTTTTCCCCGTCATCGGCCTTGTGTTTCTGGCCATCGCCGGACGCTGGATCAGCCCTGACCTGCAACTCGGCTTCTTCTATCTATGCGCTCTGCCATCGACCGTATCCTCGTCTGTCGCCATGACTTCGGCGGCGCGTGGCAATGTGCCCGTGGCGGTCTTCAACGCCACGATTTCCAGTCTGATCGGTATTGTGGTTACGCCGCTGTGGATGAGCCTTCTGTTGAAAACCTCCGGACATCATCTTGATGTCGTGGGCGTTTTTATAGACCTGTTCAAATGGATGGTCCTGCCCATGGTCATTGGCCAGGTTTTGCGCCGCTGGATCGGCGCCTGGCTGCATCGCCACAAGAAACTGGCCCATGTGGCTGACCGCTGCACCATATTATTGCTTGTCTACACCTCGTTCTGCGACTCCTTTGCCCTCAATATCTGGGGTTCCACCAGCCTGGCGACCCTGCTGTCCGTCATTGCCGCTACGCTCGTCCTGTTCTTTGGCGTACTGCTGCTTCTATGGAAACTGTGCGATTATGGCGGCATAGCCCCCGCCTTCCGTTCAGCCGTGGTTTTCTGCGGCACGAAAAAGAGTCTGGCCACGGGCGTACCGATGGCGTCGCTCATCTTCGCCGGTCATGCGTCTGGCCTGGGACTGATCCTGCTGCCGATCATGATCTATCATCCGCTGCAATTGCTGATCTGTACGCCACTCGCCAGCCGTTGGGCAAAAGAGGCACAGGCGCAAGAAAAGGCGATTACCGCCTGA
- a CDS encoding RNA methyltransferase gives MIKQITSLTNQTVKDIRALHMRKEREATGQFLAEGLKIIIDALDQGFAPQILVYGKDADQHPLLRRAIDETLKAKGEVLEVTREILEKISRKDNPQMVVAVFAQVVKTLADIDPQSNDVWVALEQVRDPGNLGTIIRTADAAGIGGVILIDDCVDPFSVETVRATMGSVFALPIVKCSRDDFLADRRRWTGSVVGTLLTATHNHRTAPYTRPTLIVMGTEQSGLTPEVAAICDTNVKIPMKGRADSLNLSVATGIMIYAAAGL, from the coding sequence GTGATTAAGCAGATAACCTCTCTCACCAACCAGACTGTCAAGGACATTCGCGCCCTGCATATGCGCAAGGAACGCGAGGCCACCGGGCAATTCCTGGCCGAGGGCCTGAAGATCATCATCGATGCCCTCGACCAAGGATTTGCCCCGCAGATTCTGGTCTATGGCAAGGATGCCGACCAGCATCCATTGCTGCGCCGCGCAATCGATGAAACCCTGAAGGCAAAAGGTGAGGTTTTGGAAGTAACGCGTGAAATTCTTGAGAAAATTTCGCGCAAAGACAATCCGCAGATGGTGGTCGCGGTGTTTGCCCAGGTCGTCAAGACCCTGGCCGATATCGATCCGCAATCAAATGATGTCTGGGTGGCACTGGAACAGGTACGCGATCCCGGCAATCTCGGCACCATCATCCGCACCGCAGACGCGGCCGGTATTGGCGGCGTCATCCTGATCGACGACTGCGTCGATCCGTTTTCGGTGGAAACCGTGCGCGCCACCATGGGTTCGGTCTTCGCCCTGCCGATCGTCAAGTGCAGCCGTGATGACTTCCTGGCCGATCGCAGGCGCTGGACCGGTTCGGTGGTCGGCACCCTGCTCACCGCCACGCACAACCACCGCACGGCGCCCTATACGCGACCGACCCTGATCGTCATGGGCACGGAACAATCCGGCCTGACGCCGGAAGTCGCTGCCATCTGCGATACCAATGTCAAGATTCCAATGAAGGGCCGTGCCGACAGCCTCAACCTGTCGGTCGCCACCGGCATAATGATCTATGCGGCGGCGGGGCTTTGA